A single genomic interval of Symphalangus syndactylus isolate Jambi chromosome 18, NHGRI_mSymSyn1-v2.1_pri, whole genome shotgun sequence harbors:
- the SLC66A3 gene encoding solute carrier family 66 member 3 isoform X2, with protein sequence MEAALLGLCNWSTLGVCAALKLPQISAVLAARSARGLSLPSLLLELAGFLVFLRYQCYYGYPPLTYLEYPILIAQDVILLLCIFHFNGNVKQVTPHIAALVSSWFVLALQKWIIDLAMNLCTFISAASKLAQLQCLWKTRDSGTVSALTWSLSSYTCAILLRFVIMLALNIWVTVTVLRYQKTAIKAE encoded by the exons ATGGAGGCGGCGCTGCTGGGGCTGTGTAACTGGAGCACGCTGGGCGTGTGCGCCGCGCTGAAGCTGCCGCAGATCTCTGCTGTGCTAGCGGCGCGCAGCGCGCggggcctcagccttccgagtttACTTCTGGAGCTGGCAGG ATTCCTGGTGTTTCTCCGGTACCAGTGTTACTATGGGTATCCGCCACTGACCTACCTGGAGTACCCCATCCTCATCGCGCAAG ATGTCATCCTTCTGCTctgtatctttcattttaacGGGAACGTGAAGCAGGTCACTCCTCACATCGCTGC ATTGGTGTCTTCTTGGTTCGTCCTTGCCCTGCAGAAGTGGATCATAGACCTGGCCATG AATCTATGTACTTTCATCAGCGCGGCCAGTAAGCTTGCACAGCTCCAGTGCCTGTGGAAGACGAGAGACTCAGGAACTGTGAGTGCGCTGACTTGGAGCCTCTCATCCTATACCTGTGCAA ttcttctaCGTTTTGTGATCATGCTGGCTTTAAATATATGGGTAACAGTGACAGTACTTCGCTACCAGAAGACCGCTATAAAGGCTGAATGA
- the SLC66A3 gene encoding solute carrier family 66 member 3 isoform X1, translated as MEAALLGLCNWSTLGVCAALKLPQISAVLAARSARGLSLPSLLLELAGFLVFLRYQCYYGYPPLTYLEYPILIAQDVILLLCIFHFNGNVKQVTPHIAALVSSWFVLALQKWIIDLAMNLCTFISAASKLAQLQCLWKTRDSGTVSALTWSLSSYTCATRIITTLMTTNDFTILLRFVIMLALNIWVTVTVLRYQKTAIKAE; from the exons ATGGAGGCGGCGCTGCTGGGGCTGTGTAACTGGAGCACGCTGGGCGTGTGCGCCGCGCTGAAGCTGCCGCAGATCTCTGCTGTGCTAGCGGCGCGCAGCGCGCggggcctcagccttccgagtttACTTCTGGAGCTGGCAGG ATTCCTGGTGTTTCTCCGGTACCAGTGTTACTATGGGTATCCGCCACTGACCTACCTGGAGTACCCCATCCTCATCGCGCAAG ATGTCATCCTTCTGCTctgtatctttcattttaacGGGAACGTGAAGCAGGTCACTCCTCACATCGCTGC ATTGGTGTCTTCTTGGTTCGTCCTTGCCCTGCAGAAGTGGATCATAGACCTGGCCATG AATCTATGTACTTTCATCAGCGCGGCCAGTAAGCTTGCACAGCTCCAGTGCCTGTGGAAGACGAGAGACTCAGGAACTGTGAGTGCGCTGACTTGGAGCCTCTCATCCTATACCTGTGCAA CAAGAATAATCACAACCTTAATGACCACCAATGATTTTACAA ttcttctaCGTTTTGTGATCATGCTGGCTTTAAATATATGGGTAACAGTGACAGTACTTCGCTACCAGAAGACCGCTATAAAGGCTGAATGA